The following are encoded in a window of Phragmites australis chromosome 22, lpPhrAust1.1, whole genome shotgun sequence genomic DNA:
- the LOC133904779 gene encoding photosystem I reaction center subunit XI, chloroplastic: MATAYAPMASQVMKSSLMPSRPRGMSGASLTRRTRFTVKAIQPEKPTYQVVQPINGDPFIGSLETPVTSSPLIAWYLSNLPAYRTAVSPLLRGIEVGLAHGYLLVGPFALTGPLRNTPVHGQAGALGAAGLVTILSVCLTMYGVASFNEGEPSTAPTLTLTGRKKEADKLQTADGWAKFTGGFFFGGISGVVWAYFLLYVLDLPYYFK; this comes from the exons ATGGCTACCGCTTACGCTCCCATGGCGAGCCAGGTGATGAAGAGCAGCTTGATGCCCTCGAGGCCGAGGGGGATGTCCGGTGCGTCGCTGACAAGGCGGACCCGCTTCACGGTGAAGGCTATCCAACCAGAGAAG CCCACGTACCAGGTAGTGCAGCCCATCAACGGCGACCCCTTCATCGGCAGCCTTGAGACGCCGGTCACCTCCAGCCCCCTCATCGCGTGGTACCTTTCCAACCTGCCGGCCTACCGCACCGCCGTGAGCCCTCTGCTCCGCGGCATCGAGGTCGGCCTCGCGCACGGCTACCTCCTCGTCGGCCCCTTCGCTCTGACCGGCCCGCTCCGCAACACGCCGGTGCACGGCCAGGCAGGCGCCCTGGGCGCGGCCGGGCTCGTGACCATCCTCAGCGTCTGTCTCACCATGTACGGCGTCGCCTCGTTCAACGAGGGCGAACCGTCCACCGCGCCCACGCTGACGCTGACCGGGCGCAAGAAGGAGGCCGACAAGCTGCAAACCGCCGACGGGTGGGCCAAGTTCACCGGCGGGTTCTTCTTCGGTGGCATCTCCGGCGTGGTCTGGGCCTACTTCCTTCTCTACGTGCTTGACCTCCCCTACTACTTCAAGTAG